CGTATCTAAATTGTTTAACAAGGTCAGCCCAGGAATTCTCATCCAATAAGTCCTACAattacaaacaatatattacacATTATCTtaaattcagataaaaaaaaataggaatgtGACCAATAGCCCGTAAgagaaaatatctttataaatttgTAGAATAATTTTCAATGGTAactagaacaaaaaaaaataatgaagtaaAGGAATAAATAATATCAAGGTTCATACACTAAGAAATATTaacagaaaaacacatttttttctattgcacaggatttttttttatcattgaaaattgTCAATTCATTGAAAGTCACTGGAACATGACCTAGGGGGACAGGGCCTTAAAACAGAAGTCAAACTGATATGCACTGATAGTAATgaactttatagaaaatatcattGACCAAATGGAAGTAATTCATTCCAAAATAACTTAAAGGGGTAcaagctacgagatatataaaaaatcttaagtaagattttttttgttcaatcaataatgaaagtgaaatagtgaaataataattcgcttttagcagccaatatggtttaattttgtcaaattaagtgaTGAAACATTGATTATTACtgttttcacttgcaagtgaataagccgacctcattaaatccgtattcatgtgaacttcaatttaacccctcgctagagattgacaacgcatgcaaTATACGTGTACAGgttatttgaagaaaaagaatgtcaacaatgaaagtgaaactacggtaaatcatttgattactgattccatctatataaaatcattcttatacggttaaaaacaatgagacgcataaatttttaatctataagataaaatcaaacagacctataaaaaaccaattgcacgtgttggtttaatctatttGTATCGTTATTTATGTtaacatcgcttatatggtcatctgaggtcaaatcaatagttaattagatggcgtctggactaacatacacacgaaacgaacctttATATTATCTATACCATGCTCTgtatactgtttattttagacttttggtagtttggataaatgttttacattgttataaatcaaatatgagaatttgagccaaagcggtgaccatgaatttgacagctagtgcccctttaagcagaaaatatgttattaaaaGATGCTGATTATTTTATAGTCACTGAACCATAGCCAGTAGGGAGCAGAGACTTATAATAATCCTCTAACTGATTTGAACTTATTGCAAATCAAATTCATACAATCTATCATTGATCTATCAAGTAGATCCTATCAACTAACTCAAGCAGaaaacttaattttgaaaattgctgGACCACGACATAAAAGGCAGGTCCCAAAATTTTTGTCAAACTGATATGTACTGATAGTAATGCATctttatatttgatatcaatGATCTATCACAAGTAGTGCCTATCAAACTAACTTAAGCAGAACATTTAACAATTGTTGATGCCACCAATGCCTCAGCCACAACTGCTACACAACTTATTCAGTTTGCAccacctttttatgttatttcttcatagacagaaaaaatattagtcattcctaaatattacagttattccttacacgggttatgttcttctcatatatgctatgatggtatgatactaaacccctaacgggaaggattgtgcctgatgttcatatgatgaaatcataatctttcagtcagtttaattgaagtctggagctggcatgtcagttaactgctagtagtctgttgttatttatgtattattgtcattttgtttattttctttagttgcatcttctgacatcagactcggacttctcttgaacagaattttaatgtgcgtattgttatgcgtttatttttctacattggttagaggtatagggggagggttgagatctcacaaacatgtttaaccccgccccatttttgcgcctgtcccaagtcaggagcctctggcctttgttagtcttgtattatttttatattagtttcttgtgtacaatttggaaattagtatggcgttcattatcactgaactagtatatatttgtttagggccagctgaaggacgcctccgggtgcgggaatttctcactacattgaagacctgttggtgaccttctgctgttgttttttatttggtcgggttgttgtctctttgacacattccccatttccattctcaattttattccttAATTGACTTTAAAACCAAGAGTGGTTTCCCATAATTTGACCTagtcacaaactaatacattgttgacaatGCAGCAGAGGccagaaacagcatacctatgtcttgCTTTTTGTATCAAAGCTAGACGTAAATAACAAggtattttacatattttgtaagaTAAATTGAAGAACAAGCCAGtaatgttaactttttttattaactttaatTTGTATGGCGATTTGGCAAAACAACTTTGATAATTCAAATATTCCTATAGATGACACTCTATATAAATTCATTTGTATGGTAATctagaaaatttcattttttacaacaatccaaataaaaaacaacatgtaAGTTATAACAGTCCTATTTCTCTTGTAATATGTTCTTGAAGAATGATAAATCTAGCTACTCACCTTGTAAGGGGATTTGGAAGAACATCCCGGAAATGCTAATAAACCCATTACTCTCTGAACCTccactagtttttggtcatCTTCTAGTAcagaaaaatgttttcttgcATGTCTAGAAGAATAAAAGAGTATAAACTAATTTCATTTATAATGCTTGTAGAAtgaaactttggttggcttgcttgctttgtttgtataaatgtttgcTTAGGCATTGTCattaagattgacatctgcACACTTTGTAAAAAGAGGAGTTAAACCTGtttacattatatttaaatttgatttgatattatCCTGGAGGTTAGAAATCTAAATGTAATGTATGATACAGCTTATTAATATTGTTTGCAGATGTTGAActctttcaaaatgaaagggccTGGTGTTTTCTACACAGGGTTTTTGGTCAACCCCTCTATCAGGTTATAGTTTTGGGTTAAGGCAGTTTATGATGCAATTGTGGTAATTTCAACTTGAAACTCAGTATATAATATATGCAAAATTAGGTTTTGTTCTGACTTTCTTGGTTTACTGAACATGGAAATGAACATGTAATAGTACAAGAAGGCCAAGTTTCTTATGCACataaattcttgtttttaatgttttaaaattatttttaaaatatttttgttaatttttttttttttatcttagaaagattttgtattattatatgTCTGTATATATCATCTTAGTTAGTTATTATAGTGTCCATATGTTGTCAGTGGAATGCTTTGCACCAACTGTCATGGGTTAACCAGATCTCTGTGCAGATATTTATATCAAACCAGTTTTTCAACCCATGCTCTAGATAGAAAAAACGTGAACTTACTTTACTGCTTCTAAACATCTGCTGTTTCTTATGTGTTCTATAAACTCTTGTTTTCTTAGTTTAAATTCTAAGGTACTCTGCAAAGAAACAAGTATattaaaaggaaataaataccagatgctccgcagggcgtagctttatacgaccgcagaggttgaaccctgaacagttggggcaagtatggacacaacattcaagctggattcagctctaaatttggattgtgattaaatagttgacacagcataggtttctgacaaagaatgaatgtgttctaatgaacttaaaatttttgttttctcttagagcaattcactatgctgttgaatattaatcctctcaaaaaaaatgtttgaagaaattttctttttatttatgaaatttcaaatgagaaaaattgaacccaatttttttaatcacatccccctttcccttattccaaaactaatctcaattaaaatttctaatggagtttgcaacaataactactcatttaaatacatcctaaaatatttatttaaaagatgtaaaaaaactgcttgttatcactgaatggtaaagattattttaatttatcagttggtagtaaaaagtgaatatacattgtatattatatataacaaagatttaagttgattctggacaaagaaagataactccaattaaaaaaaaatcttgctatttcacaatattgtgcaattagatatttcttgccattgcgcaatactgtgcaattgaaaagacttgctattgcacaatacttaatataataattttagatcctgatttggaccaacttgaaaactgggcccataatcaaaaatctaagtacatgtttggattgagcatatcaaagaaccccaagatttcaattttttttaaaatcaaactatgtttaattttggaccctttggactttaatgtagaccaatatgaaaacaggaccaaaaatgaagaatctacatacacagttagatttggcatatcaaagaaccccatttattcaatttttgatgaaatcaaacaaagtttaattttggaccccgatttggaccaacttgaaaacttggccaataatcaagaatctaagtacatttttagattcagcatatcaaagaacccaaccgattcattttttgtcaaaatcaaactaagtttaattttggaccctttgaaccttaatgtagaccaatttgaaaacgggaccaaaagttaagaatctacatacacagttagattcggcatatcaaagaaccccaattattcaattttgatgaaatcaaacaaagtttaattttggaccctttgggcccctttttcctaaactgttgggaccaaaactcccgaaatcaataccaactttccttttatggtcataaaccttgtgtttaaatttcatagatttctttttacttatattaacgttatggtgcgaaaaccaagaaaaatgcttatttgggccctttttggcccctaattccaaaactgttaaaaccaaaactctcaaaatcaatcccaacctttcttttgtggtcataaaccttgtgtcaaaatttcatagatttctattaacttaaactaaagttatagtgcgaaaaccaagaaaatgcttatttgggccctttttggcccctaattcctaaaatggtgggaccaaaactccaaaatcaataccaaccttccttttgtggtcataaaccttgtgttaaaatttcatagatttctattcacttttactaaagttagagtgcgaaaactaaaagtattcggacgacgacgacgacgccaacgtgatagcaatatacgacgaaatttttttcaaattttgcagtcgtataataaaaaaaaattaaggaatgactgtaatactttttctgctatgaagaaataacataaaaaaatgtggtgcatacTGAATAACCCGCAGAGTgggttattttaaagtgtgaaCCACATtgtatgttatttcaaatagacagataaaatattacagttatttcttataatttaattctaaattacaTTTTCAACCAGGGTACaccatgaaaaaatgttgatgacgtcacggtcacatgactaaattatgtctatgagctgataaacaaaacaacgtcagccaatcagaagacttctacatcaaaaataaaattatatcaaaattaacaaGTGTTATTACAATATGTGACTGATGTTGTCCTTGTGAGGTTATAACTGTAAACATTGAGTATGGAAATCTAATTTTAAGTGATTTTGATTCAGATAACACTGCCAAGTATGAGGATAAATATTACCTTTTGCATGGATGTGTGTCTTACAAATGCAACAATATCATTTGGGTCAAAATATGTGAAAGATGTCTTCCAGATTGAAACAGTCGTTAAAAATACCAGAGAGTTGGGTACTCTTGCTTACACGATGCTTTGATTTAACCTTTATATTTCCAAGCAGGTATGTTGGCCTATTTTCATATCAGAAAAAGTGTCAAAAAATTGTAAACCATGAAGTTCATAATATGAGAACCTGAATTGTATAAATTTATcaatgtataaacatgataaatgaatatgattaaattatttaaattaagtaatcttactttcattttcctcaatttgtttttattttcataacacCATGTAAGACATGATACCACTTCTTTCCTCTGTAAAGATTCTTCTATCTTTTTTGAAGTCAGGAAAAGCTCAATATTTGTCAAATCctaaaatataattcaatattaatgtatttcaaatttttcctTAAAAACACACATGTCATAttagacataatttttttaaagaagatacATAAAAAGATATAACCAAGTAAACTTATGACTGCcctttatatacatgatatagtgtGACAGTAGCAAAATAAACTGCCCTGATGTTTTAAAGCATCATTTTACTTCCTGCAACTACCAGGTTTATGTAGTGGCTGTGCACAGACCGCTTCATATTATGGTAGTATACaatgataacaaaaaacatcATATCTATTTCACGATGTCAGACATTATGACCTGTGACACAGAACTTAAAAAAACTGAACAAATCTGCATGTGGACAAGTGTAATTTTATAAGACGCAGCCCCTATTGTGATTAcccataaaaattcataataaataaatggtcATGATCAATGATGTGACATCTGCAGATCACTTGAAcatgcttgcatttcctatcatgattttcttgagcTCATAGGAACCTATTAAagcaagagttccaaatggtgaaattgaaaccattccttcgtaaattttacggatgccatcacgagttggttgactgttatggaataaccgtttcacaaacgatatcggatatgttccttacgtcgtaattaTAATCCcgttccctttcatgaatgtgacctacggAATAAGACTTATTTAcaggatttgttataacatgagcaacaggacgggtgccacatgtggagcaggatctgcttacccttcaagagcacctgagatcacccctagtttttggtggggtttgtgttgccaattctttagttttctatgttgtggcatgtgtactattgtttgtcagtttgtctttttcattttaagccatgcattgtcagtttgttttttcgATTTaggagtttgactgtccctctggtatctttcgtccctcttttctttGATATATAGGTACAAGCATAATCTTATTACCTCTATTTCAGATTGCTGAGCCAGTTTGATGGCTGTGTTGTAAAACCCAGCTCTAAGAAAGTATTCCACCAGCATTCTGTCTAATCTCTTTTTGTGCCATAAAGGTTTAGTATGAGGATGAAGTAATTCAGCTTCTTTAAGGTGATCTACTCGTCTCTTTATTACTCTGGCTGCTTCAAGCTCTTCATTTATACTCTCGTCAGCCTATGACATAAAAAAGGTTTTCTATATATCTTATTATAAAATGTACCATGTACCGATATCGTTAGCTATTTAATCAtgtctgttatatattttttcataggCAACAATCAGAAACAAAACAATGACAACAACTTACCATTTCCAGGCAAAtctaaattgtataaaatactTGGAGAAAAAGCCTTGGTATAGACTAAGCACAAACCTTGCCGATATCGAAAGATTTGTGTATGTCAGGctttgaaatatatttggtaGTGTGTTGAAGATTTTAACCATAATCTGTCAAGTTACAAACTGATATTGGTAAACAGTCATATGTTAATCAGTAACACTCAGAAAATTTGTACTTGTGTCACAtatttactttactttaaaCTCAAAAGCTAAGCTGAACTGTACCAATCTCTGCAATTTATAAagaattctttatttttatacatgtagttgtttgTTGAGTTTGACTTTTTCTTGTAGACACTTTAAACATAAATGGGTCCTTTGCCTTCTCTTTGACTTCTCAATCCCTTTAAACATAAATGGGTCCCTTGCCTTCTCTTTGACTTCTCAATCCCTTTAAACATAAATGGGTCCCTTGCCTTCTCTTTGACTTCTCAATCCCTTTAAACATAAATGGGTCCTTTGCCTTCTCTTTGACTTCTCAATCCCTTTAAACATGAATGGGTCCCTGGCCTTCTCTTTGACTTCTCAATCCCTTTAAACATAAATGGGTCCGTGGCCTTCTCTTTGACTTCTCAATCCCTGACTTTCACTAAGTTTAATACagttatatataaatgacatcCTCAGTCTTAACATTTAACTTTTGAATCTACAGTCCTGTAGCTAACTGTAGCTGAATTTTAtgaatcaaagagctgaaagctctgaagaaaaatgacgccactgtctctaatattgggatagtttttatgcaagtcttgattttcacatactgtaattagtttaacaatgcaacatgtctcgtaagcatataattgatattcgtatatgtgtgtgtgaagtgaaggtgCCAACtggctgggttttttttaaagacaaatgaataggtcaagactacctgaattgtacaaataaataccgtagaaaggcttctatatttctcactggtacatagGCTGAATCCGGCTCCGTTCGCGCCCATTTACGTTTGCGCAAactcatgttcgccccctttcactttcaaatCCTACATGTTCGCAACTaatcttaattggttttgtgtttaataactctgtaagcaagtgttttcttataagtataattgttgtcattgtctcaaaataaagtgagacagcatttttttttttgtgttgaataaatcttaatcatgttttggatagcgtattgttaaatataataataatcccttctaaataaagtggtattttgtcaatgttttatttagcgttgaataactcttaatcatgttttggttagtgtattgctatactttgtttcattgacctcTTTCATAATGAAGTGAGATTTtgactaattttttttctgtgtgttgaataaattttatcatgttttggttataatagtggattgctatattttggttcctatatttgattgtttcgttgtttcagatcaaagggcttaaaaacaattatcttttgtgttttttctttaaaatcttcattgttttactcataccaagctataaatacattcagtatttacaccaaagcaatttaaaacaacaatcatgattttccaattattcaacttgaatttgaattagAATTGGGCGCGAATGAGTAGAGTGCACACAGACCTTGGGTGTGAACGTGCGAGGTGCGAAAGTGTATTGGGCGCAAACAGACCTGATACCACATAGTCTGAACCCCCTTCTCCcacaaaatatgaagtaaattaaaaacaaattgttcagagaacaattgaagtcTTTCCACTAGAAAAgatctatttttatattgaaatatgaaaaatcagtttaaaatgttagttcctatggctttatgacgtcctattaacctatgaccttgacctaaatttcaaggtcacaaaccaaggaccttgaatcaaaatatcctaggtctttaatatgtttggttaatgagtacTACCACTTGACgcgtaattttaaatgtaagatggacaaaaactcccttttattgtatgcgcagcctttcaaccaaaatatacaagtaaggacatgtcgcaactaataatttatgaaaaattatttgtcaaaatgtcatacagtatttgaaaagaagtgaaaataagccaaaatcaaaatttataatatgaccttgacctttgacattgacctcattttcatttttagtaccAATGACCTCATGAAGACCCTATGTCTCTATCagttatggtttaccagttgaaaatgcatatcgcttgaatcaaatgaaaagggggaataactctcatatggagtcccCATAGAGCTATGGTTCAAACGAATATTCTTATCCTAAATATGttacgagcaatttggtaaaataaaatcttttacggttACGAAGGAGaggtggccacaagaaaaacagtgtttggggagataactcttacaacgtaatgtattttgttataattacatttgatatatgtttcattataatactttattatgattggctaactgcacatcacatgttattcctcaagcaattgcatcactcaataaaacttttcattcatgataacacgtggtcccacaataaagtgctcagatgaattgaataaaaaagttataaaattcgtgttttcatgatcctagctaaaaaaagtaattataagtattgaatgtttctttttgtaaccTCATAGGGTTgcaaaagcgttgaccgtgtgcacatttttagaatgaagcgcttacGCTtacgcgcttcatacaaaagtacttcggtcaacgcttttacacctcaatgaatttacaaaaaaaagcattcaatacttaaatgcagttgtaaatttttaaagcaaaaagagttaatactaactttcacttttttggattttcatgtacattttgtatgtatttatttttctcaactacatgaattttttggtgtatttttaatgatatatatgagtagtccaaataattattacgtctggcaaggctttttaaattttattctgggACACCTTCCTATGACCACAACATGCACAAggctatgttaatttttttctgggacgccttcttAGGAAGCCTTCCTACGAACGTcttaggaaggcgtcccagaaaaaaataaaatagccttgtcagacgtcattattatttggactaatacatgagatattggatatttttatgcattatttaaCCAGTTGAGTCTTTTACAggattgtttgtttaatgctgtttaaacattactgaaaaaaaaaaacaccttaaatttgctaattatttggcatgaaagtttgatttattgaaagggactcatagttttccatttaattttaatcttgGTTAAAACAATAGCttcattgtttacttttatacacaacaacatattcactttggtttcgttgtttacctaatattcactatgtacttggtaacagttattaattatttgaatagaaaatattataataaatattattggaagccgaattgacgtcaaatagatgccgatttgactagatgccaatttaaccaggtgccgacttgacttgtacgtttcaatttctctgcgatcgtttgcggtattttcttgagaaaacctattttccatcatcaaagagaAAAAGAAACTGCTTGAAATGATTCCCGAACGCTTcgtgattgttaaaataagtttaattcactcaaaaaacaattttaaaacttgcgatgtttaaacaggaagtttcaaaagcacgtgtaaaagaagaaattaaccggtgAGAGTGGAAATCCGTACATAACATATATCACTAAAGTACGACTTTTAAAGCAAAACAGTTtcatccttttgtaaaacagtctttaatatacctatcacattaatgtttgaagggtcttaagcttattcaaaccatataagtcggtatgaaacaccaaaacggaatgataataaccgattacgttttgtagtttacaaaatTCTGGACTGGTTCCTGTCAAACTACAACACTTTGTTCGACTGTAGTGGAATACAAACAGAAACCAGTTAGTTTGTAAACTGGTTCCTGGCTGATTACTACACAATGCTCatgcataatgataacacaagcaCATTCCAGTTTGTATTGAAATTAGTAAATACGAAACCAAGCGCGGTAGGCAGAGAAATCAGGTCGGCAGTTATGGAACAATgactgcgtcattttccaaaaacttAGTTAGATTGTAGATGATTTTTGCAGGCTAGTTTGCATTTTTACAAGACTTGGCTGGTTGAGCACAAAGATAAGGCTATTTAATTATCTCCAGTTGGTATAGGCTCCACACCcaatattttactaattttaatggATTGACCCATTTGCATTGAATTATAATAGTTTGTCTTAATTTTGTGAACTTTTTTGGGGGTTTGCTTTCACATTGACATTCACtctatattatatgtttattcataaaaaaaaatcttaatgatTACCTTTCTTTTCAAAAGACAAAGTTTTTCTACCATATTATCTATTACTTTGGACACatcctttattttctttttgtcctCTAGACAGGCCTCAATGTCACTGCTAGCTGTATGTACATGTGAGATTTCTCTGTCAATTGTCTTCTGTGCTGAACGAAACTtcttattcaatatttcataaggaacctgcaaaaaataaaatcatgtaaaaGAATAACATTCACATAATTTTAAAGATGAAATCAACCACATGATTGTTTTTCTTAGTTAATCTATACCTTTTGTTGCTTgcttgtttttttgtgtgtttttttttatatattttagtagTATTTATTACATGCAGATTAAGTTTACTTCTTTTACTGTAATAAGGAACTGAAACatttaaatagaaaactaattaatttgttcttttattatcattatttttttaccgGGACTACATATATGAGTGTTTTTTGGGTTGTAAGTTAAGGTCCACTTTCTGCAATATGTGGCcttcaatttgaacaaatttaaacaaCCCACAATTTGGTTTATGATCTGAGGATACATGTTATAGTATTAATTTAgacactggctacggttacatgatGATGAAGATGcaaccataataaaaaaaaacattgttaaattgGAGACTAATTGCCGGGATGCAGGGCTAGGTAAGGAACTGATTAATTAGGAATATAAgtttaacaataattattgaaacATTAATGTAATCCAATGTGGGTATACCCCATGATTAATAGtatgtatcaaaataaaacatgaaaactttaatttgaattttacaatattgcatacaatttttatttacaataacagATTCTACGTACAAATCCAGTATGTTGTTCAGGGAGCATGTTGTatttattgcaacttatattaatcacTTTCCACTTTGAAGGtacgagtgctgccttgtagtggcattagtctgctctttttcgaaatctacaagggtctCTCTTACCACAAGTCAGTAGTTTATCATGACCTTCCGCTGGACAAACATCTTTTcacaagaccatactcgcaaatcgGATACCAAATGAAGTCAAGGGGGAGCCTGTTTTATAGTACTCAAAGCAACCATCACGAACAAGTGATGAAGCAATGTTCATATCAGTATAGCATACTGTACAATTCCATTCTGCACTATCCCTTATGAAGTAAAGAAACTTTCAATGTCTGTCATGCTTCTgaggtgaaaaatattttaatactgaAGATTGCAAAGTTTATATTCTCATCCAATTTTTTTGTTGGATGCATGTTCATGAGGTGATGCCATGTTGCCTTTAAATAGGATTTCATTGAAGTCCATTgctgattttattttcacctcCATTTCAATATCCAATTCAgcatatagatttaaaaaacaaacaatataacttAAAAGTACAATTCAATCATGAAGGCAAAGGTTGTTAACACTTGTACACAGGTTGAAACTGGTAGAAACAGTGTTTTCCTTTTCAGATTCCAGATAATTTAGTTCTTAATGGCAAAAATTTAACTATAGAGAAGGTTTAAGTTTAATTAATCAAGTGTACATTCAAATTTGAatctccaatgtaacaatatttttttttataataatccCCATTTGGTGGGTTGTCCCCAACCTGATaattacatttccatgtaactgTAGccaatggcaataatttatagTGTCAAaatatgttgcttttattcTTTTAGAGATTTTCATGTATgctttttacatacattttcagcattgatcagttattatgtattatatgtatctGGCTTTAGAAATAAC
Above is a window of Mytilus trossulus isolate FHL-02 chromosome 4, PNRI_Mtr1.1.1.hap1, whole genome shotgun sequence DNA encoding:
- the LOC134716099 gene encoding E3 ubiquitin-protein transferase MAEA-like yields the protein MADIKALEHPTLKVPYEILNKKFRSAQKTIDREISHVHTASSDIEACLEDKKKIKDVSKVIDNMVEKLCLLKRKADESINEELEAARVIKRRVDHLKEAELLHPHTKPLWHKKRLDRMLVEYFLRAGFYNTAIKLAQQSEIEDLTNIELFLTSKKIEESLQRKEVVSCLTWCYENKNKLRKMKSTLEFKLRKQEFIEHIRNSRCLEAVKHARKHFSVLEDDQKLVEVQRVMGLLAFPGCSSKSPYKDLLDENSWADLVKQFRYENFKLHQLNTDSVFTITLQAGLSALKTPMCYKQHAMRKSSDCPVCNCQLNELGKGLPYSHCANSKLICAISGQALNEHNPPMALPNGHVYGYNSLNEMADGNDGTIVCPRTKEIFHIDETEKVFVM